One Lachnospiraceae bacterium C1.1 genomic region harbors:
- a CDS encoding ABC transporter permease: MTKKNKVILISFVLVILWNAYILFHHNIFADPEQELLKKIISCCILDAAFIGFILGYDRIVSLPVELWQNRELIWKLSKNDFKSRFAGSYFGIAWAFVQPAVTVLVYWFVFSVGARTDVTGETTYPFVLWLIAGIVPWFFFSEAWGNGTSAFLSYEYLVKKVVFKISILPIIKIISALFIHIFLVAFSAILMIVLGYYPTVYWLQLPYFTLCTFLLVLGMSYATASLVVFFRDIGQIIGILMQVGVWITPIMWHLDSLSRPMQIIFKLNPVYYVVDGFRMAFLDKMWFYEHFYSTAYFWICTVVMFIFGAVIFKKLKVHFADVL; encoded by the coding sequence ATGACTAAGAAAAACAAAGTAATTTTAATTTCATTTGTCCTGGTAATTCTTTGGAATGCATATATATTATTTCACCATAATATTTTCGCAGATCCGGAACAGGAACTCTTAAAGAAGATCATATCATGCTGTATTCTGGACGCAGCGTTTATAGGTTTTATACTTGGATATGACAGGATAGTATCGCTTCCGGTAGAGCTTTGGCAAAACAGGGAGCTTATCTGGAAATTATCAAAAAATGATTTCAAATCCCGTTTTGCGGGGTCATATTTTGGAATAGCATGGGCCTTTGTACAGCCTGCTGTTACAGTGCTGGTCTACTGGTTTGTATTTTCGGTTGGTGCACGTACTGATGTTACAGGAGAGACGACATATCCATTTGTTTTATGGCTTATTGCAGGAATAGTTCCGTGGTTCTTTTTCTCAGAAGCATGGGGAAATGGAACGAGTGCTTTTCTTTCATATGAGTACCTTGTTAAGAAAGTCGTGTTTAAGATAAGCATACTGCCGATAATTAAGATAATTTCGGCACTTTTTATTCATATATTCCTGGTGGCTTTTTCAGCCATACTTATGATCGTTTTAGGTTATTATCCTACGGTATACTGGCTGCAGCTGCCTTACTTCACACTTTGTACTTTCCTGCTGGTTCTTGGAATGAGCTATGCAACAGCATCACTTGTGGTGTTTTTCAGGGATATCGGTCAGATCATCGGCATTCTTATGCAGGTAGGAGTATGGATAACTCCGATAATGTGGCATCTGGATTCACTTTCAAGACCGATGCAGATAATCTTTAAGCTGAATCCGGTATATTATGTGGTTGATGGATTCAGAATGGCTTTCCTTGATAAAATGTGGTTTTATGAGCATTTTTATTCAACAGCCTACTTCTGGATATGCACAGTGGTAATGTTTATCTTTGGTGCTGTAATATTTAAGAAACTTAAGGTCCACTTTGCGGACGTATTATAA
- a CDS encoding ABC transporter ATP-binding protein, producing the protein MSESEIAIKVEHLDKVYKLYDHRRDRLRDALGLTKKKIYHEHYALKDVSLEVHKGETVGIIGTNGSGKSTILKIITGVLNATNGNIDINGRISALLELGAGFNMEFTGIENVYLNGTMIGFSKQEIDEKLEAILDFADIGDFVYQKVKTYSSGMFVRLAFAVAINIEPEILIVDEALSVGDIFFQNKCYHKFEEFKKAGKTIVFVSHDLSSVSKYCDRVILLDRGVKLGEGTPKVMIDMYKKVLVHQLDAKPDDNASSFNRGGMKKENGDGPKLWKDRMVINPSKDIYGSGLAEIVDFCCVDNGGEVTNTIVKGDSFTIRMKVHFNTRIQQPILACSFKNRMGVEITGTNTMFEHIDTGNPEEGDELIVNFTQEMSLQGGEYLISFGCVGYRDGEFTVYHRMYDIFSINVISSKDTVGYYDMGMETTVEKVK; encoded by the coding sequence ATGTCAGAATCAGAAATTGCTATCAAGGTCGAGCATCTCGACAAAGTTTATAAATTATATGACCACCGTCGTGACAGGCTTAGAGATGCACTTGGTCTTACAAAGAAAAAAATCTATCATGAGCATTATGCACTTAAGGACGTTTCGCTTGAGGTACATAAGGGCGAGACAGTAGGAATTATAGGAACCAATGGTTCGGGTAAATCAACAATTCTGAAGATCATAACAGGAGTGCTTAATGCCACAAATGGAAATATTGATATAAACGGAAGAATTTCGGCTCTTCTTGAACTTGGAGCCGGATTTAACATGGAATTTACCGGAATCGAGAATGTATATCTTAACGGTACCATGATCGGTTTTTCAAAACAGGAAATAGATGAAAAGCTTGAAGCAATTCTTGATTTTGCAGATATAGGCGATTTTGTATATCAGAAGGTCAAGACTTATTCGAGCGGTATGTTCGTCAGACTGGCTTTTGCAGTAGCAATTAATATTGAACCGGAGATCCTTATTGTAGATGAGGCACTCTCTGTTGGAGATATTTTCTTCCAGAACAAATGTTATCATAAGTTCGAAGAGTTCAAAAAAGCCGGAAAAACAATAGTATTCGTAAGCCATGATCTTTCAAGTGTGTCAAAGTATTGTGACAGGGTAATACTTCTTGACAGAGGTGTTAAGCTCGGAGAGGGTACGCCGAAGGTCATGATCGACATGTATAAAAAGGTTCTGGTTCATCAGCTGGATGCAAAGCCTGATGACAACGCCTCTTCTTTCAACAGGGGAGGAATGAAGAAAGAGAATGGTGATGGACCAAAGCTCTGGAAAGACCGAATGGTCATTAATCCTTCAAAGGATATATATGGAAGCGGACTTGCGGAAATAGTGGATTTCTGCTGTGTTGATAACGGCGGAGAAGTTACAAATACTATTGTAAAGGGTGACAGCTTTACGATCAGGATGAAAGTTCATTTTAATACGCGTATCCAGCAGCCTATACTTGCCTGCTCATTTAAGAATAGAATGGGTGTCGAGATAACCGGAACAAATACGATGTTTGAACATATCGATACAGGAAATCCTGAGGAAGGTGATGAACTTATTGTAAACTTTACACAGGAAATGAGTCTTCAGGGTGGAGAGTATCTGATATCATTTGGATGTGTAGGTTACAGGGATGGTGAATTCACTGTTTATCACAGAATGTATGATATATTCAGTATAAATGTCATATCATCAAAGGATACGGTTGGATATTATGATATGGGCATGGAAACAACAGTAGAAAAGGTTAAATGA
- a CDS encoding class I SAM-dependent methyltransferase, translated as METKREKIGNVVMDYTYYPGEDFYSEGSDEDELLQIVKDNGPEEYNRIIGEKMRWSTLYHLSHLRGNIVDFIPIKKSENVLEVGAGCGAITGTLSRMAKSVTCIELSRKRSLINAYRNKEADNIEIKVGNFQDIEKHLDEKFDYIMLIGVLEYALSYINDPKPYDKFLSILSKHLKEGGKIVVAIENKYGMKYFAGCREDHTGRYFDSIMGYPNGGQARTFSRDELEKLAHDAGFKSRFFYPYPDYKLPIMVYSDSKLPTVGDFTDNLRNFDNERFTAFDEGLAFDESVRDGSFPFFSNSFLVIMNKDERLEGFSTRYPIYSKHSNERDYRFQIRTDIVEDGNHKRFVIKYPLSDQAVNHLEHTYEVYEALREEFKGTNFKPNSVVRRNNLDGSLNSLEFEYLDGITMAYELDMLRKRGRVEDVIGIMVKFAQTLRAIAEDKFEITEEFKTIFGVSEIPGEHTSMGTTDIDFVFSNLVYKDGWNVIDYEWTFDFPIPVNYVIYRSVRYYLESSADEDLTDVDFYERLGISPEEKEIYDLMEISLQRHIAGDRVSLIGFYSIFGRSNIKFEEAMSLARRLDRPEKVRLYYNYGQGFSEEDTEYVYAERNDDDHISFEATVPSDCSLLRIDPMNGSCMIRMLKLEINGKEPEKYFVNGLPMNGGLVFYETDDPQIMLDSVKSGDHIRLEYVISRPSDEFFKPLIEGITGLEAELKTAKESKKKGFLRKHAEETQEERYSGYTEIRLVSADEKM; from the coding sequence ATGGAAACAAAGCGGGAAAAAATCGGAAATGTAGTTATGGATTATACTTATTATCCGGGAGAGGATTTTTACAGTGAAGGTTCAGATGAAGATGAACTTTTACAGATTGTAAAGGATAACGGTCCTGAGGAATATAACCGTATAATCGGTGAAAAGATGCGATGGAGTACTCTTTATCATCTCTCACATTTAAGGGGAAATATTGTTGACTTCATTCCGATAAAAAAATCAGAAAATGTACTTGAGGTTGGCGCAGGCTGTGGAGCAATAACCGGAACTTTGAGCCGGATGGCTAAGTCTGTGACATGTATTGAGCTCAGCCGAAAGAGAAGCCTTATAAATGCCTACAGAAACAAAGAGGCAGATAATATAGAAATCAAGGTTGGAAATTTTCAGGATATAGAAAAACATCTGGATGAAAAGTTCGATTATATAATGCTTATAGGTGTTCTGGAGTATGCACTGTCATATATAAATGATCCAAAACCCTATGACAAATTTTTGAGCATTCTTTCAAAGCATTTGAAGGAAGGCGGTAAAATTGTAGTTGCCATAGAAAATAAGTACGGAATGAAATATTTCGCAGGATGCAGAGAAGATCATACCGGAAGGTATTTTGACTCTATAATGGGATATCCTAACGGGGGACAGGCAAGGACATTTTCAAGGGATGAACTTGAAAAACTGGCACATGATGCCGGATTTAAGAGTAGATTTTTCTATCCTTATCCCGACTATAAACTTCCAATAATGGTATATTCGGATTCAAAACTTCCGACAGTCGGTGATTTTACCGATAATTTGCGAAATTTTGATAATGAACGTTTTACAGCTTTTGATGAGGGGCTGGCTTTTGATGAATCTGTAAGAGATGGAAGCTTTCCTTTCTTTTCAAACTCATTCCTTGTAATAATGAATAAAGATGAGAGACTGGAAGGTTTTTCAACACGTTATCCTATTTATTCAAAACATTCCAATGAAAGGGATTACAGGTTCCAGATAAGAACTGATATAGTTGAAGATGGAAACCATAAGCGTTTCGTTATCAAGTATCCCCTTTCTGATCAGGCAGTTAATCATCTTGAACATACATATGAGGTGTATGAAGCACTACGTGAAGAATTTAAGGGGACGAATTTTAAGCCTAATTCTGTAGTGCGAAGAAATAATCTTGATGGAAGCTTAAATTCACTTGAATTTGAGTATCTTGACGGAATAACTATGGCTTATGAACTTGATATGCTGAGAAAACGAGGACGTGTTGAAGACGTAATCGGGATCATGGTTAAGTTTGCACAAACACTCAGAGCAATAGCTGAAGACAAGTTTGAGATTACAGAAGAGTTTAAAACTATTTTTGGTGTTTCTGAAATTCCCGGTGAGCATACAAGTATGGGAACAACAGATATAGATTTCGTATTTTCAAATCTTGTATATAAAGACGGATGGAATGTGATCGATTATGAGTGGACCTTTGACTTCCCGATACCGGTAAATTATGTAATATACAGATCGGTCAGATACTATCTTGAGAGTTCAGCAGATGAAGACCTTACAGATGTGGATTTCTATGAAAGACTTGGAATAAGTCCTGAGGAAAAGGAAATCTATGATCTTATGGAGATCTCGCTTCAGAGGCATATAGCAGGAGACAGGGTTTCTCTTATAGGATTTTATTCTATTTTCGGAAGATCAAATATCAAATTTGAAGAGGCAATGTCTCTGGCACGTCGGCTCGACAGACCGGAAAAAGTCAGACTCTATTATAATTACGGACAAGGCTTTTCTGAAGAAGATACAGAGTATGTCTATGCTGAGAGAAATGATGATGATCACATTTCATTCGAGGCAACAGTGCCGTCAGATTGTAGTCTGTTAAGAATTGATCCTATGAATGGAAGTTGTATGATCCGCATGCTCAAATTGGAGATTAACGGGAAAGAGCCGGAAAAATATTTTGTAAACGGGCTTCCAATGAATGGCGGACTTGTATTTTATGAGACCGATGACCCACAGATAATGCTGGATTCAGTAAAGAGTGGAGACCATATCAGACTAGAATACGTTATAAGCAGACCTTCGGATGAATTTTTTAAGCCATTGATCGAAGGAATAACAGGGCTCGAAGCTGAGCTTAAGACTGCAAAGGAATCAAAGAAAAAAGGATTCTTAAGGAAGCATGCTGAAGAAACTCAGGAAGAAAGATATTCAGGCTATACCGAGATAAGGCTCGTTAGCGCAGATGAAAAAATGTGA
- a CDS encoding glycosyltransferase codes for MKKCEYETALERVEYPYRRWIKENEKSEYDCNKAESDRKKVLEDHYLFTSKGASIEERLYAYVLNYPDMDFIYADEDLLDEEGNRTEPYFKSDWAPETILSYYYPGSITVVKKKIADLVEKEFPYKKGSNDFLRECALKSATHLHINEVLLHRTDRLSTEYEKVPDNDNSEIRISCIILSKDHPEMLEKCVTGLNKAAADDNIVLRTIVVDNGSSSESAKYYEAASKLLNFEYCPHPMPFEYSTLCNFGASLVKDNELLLFLNDDIEVPAGTLFLRKMAEMALRKEVGAVGCKLLYPDGIKIQHNGISLLKSGPSHRLCTYTDDREYCGGVNTHSRNVIAVTGAALMCSYKKFRAVGGFDEGLKIAYTDVDLCFAFIREGLRNVCMSDFYLIHHESISRDDDIAERSAYERLKKERKFFENKYADILAKGDIYESSHWSRVSLNYEPLLESFEEKLGVTDRLDILDKRKYRLKQAGKRFHYSLDTISYRLNDAFGNENFYEIQGWAFMGGCPGYEYDLKIVIENGGRRYILDSARRYRSDIEMVFAEEKNCRLSGFIAKIRADIIPEGDNKIYLALVRRSFFSKDILKGEIADSGKVISL; via the coding sequence ATGAAAAAATGTGAATATGAGACCGCACTGGAAAGGGTAGAATATCCTTACAGGAGATGGATCAAGGAAAACGAAAAAAGTGAATATGATTGTAATAAGGCAGAGTCCGACAGAAAAAAAGTTCTTGAAGATCATTACCTTTTTACAAGTAAAGGCGCTTCCATAGAGGAGCGTCTTTACGCGTATGTTCTAAATTATCCGGATATGGATTTCATTTATGCGGATGAGGATCTTCTTGATGAAGAAGGAAACAGAACGGAGCCTTATTTTAAGAGTGACTGGGCACCGGAAACGATATTATCCTATTATTATCCGGGTTCAATAACAGTAGTTAAGAAGAAAATTGCTGATTTGGTAGAAAAAGAATTTCCCTATAAAAAGGGCAGCAATGATTTTCTGCGCGAGTGTGCTTTGAAGTCCGCTACTCACCTTCACATAAATGAAGTTCTTCTTCATAGGACTGACAGGCTTTCTACCGAATATGAAAAAGTGCCGGATAATGATAATTCTGAAATAAGGATAAGCTGCATCATTCTTTCCAAAGATCATCCGGAAATGTTGGAGAAATGCGTAACAGGACTTAATAAGGCAGCTGCTGACGACAATATAGTTTTAAGGACTATAGTAGTAGACAATGGAAGCAGCAGTGAAAGCGCAAAGTATTATGAGGCAGCATCAAAGCTTTTAAATTTTGAATACTGTCCTCATCCAATGCCGTTTGAATATTCAACCTTATGCAATTTCGGGGCTTCTTTAGTAAAAGATAACGAATTACTCCTTTTTTTGAATGATGATATTGAAGTTCCGGCAGGGACTCTTTTTCTTCGAAAAATGGCGGAAATGGCTTTAAGGAAGGAAGTTGGTGCAGTAGGCTGTAAACTTCTCTATCCCGATGGGATTAAGATACAGCATAATGGCATTAGCCTTTTGAAAAGCGGACCGTCACACAGATTATGTACTTATACTGATGACAGGGAATATTGCGGAGGAGTAAACACTCACAGCAGAAATGTAATAGCAGTGACAGGAGCTGCACTTATGTGCAGCTATAAAAAATTCCGGGCTGTCGGGGGATTTGATGAAGGGCTTAAAATTGCATATACAGATGTTGATCTATGCTTTGCTTTTATAAGGGAAGGTTTAAGAAATGTCTGTATGAGTGATTTTTATCTGATCCATCATGAGAGTATATCGAGAGATGATGATATAGCTGAAAGATCCGCCTATGAAAGACTAAAAAAAGAACGGAAATTTTTCGAGAATAAATATGCTGATATTTTAGCAAAGGGAGATATTTACGAGAGTTCACACTGGTCCAGGGTTTCTTTAAATTATGAACCGCTTTTGGAATCCTTTGAAGAGAAACTTGGAGTAACAGACAGGCTTGATATTCTCGATAAAAGGAAATACCGGCTGAAGCAGGCAGGGAAAAGGTTTCATTATTCACTGGATACTATCAGTTACAGACTTAATGATGCTTTTGGCAATGAAAATTTTTATGAAATCCAGGGCTGGGCATTCATGGGAGGCTGTCCGGGCTATGAATATGATCTGAAGATCGTGATAGAGAATGGTGGAAGACGTTATATCCTTGACAGTGCAAGACGATATCGTTCGGATATTGAAATGGTATTTGCAGAGGAGAAAAACTGCAGACTATCGGGATTTATAGCAAAAATCAGAGCAGATATTATTCCTGAAGGGGATAATAAAATCTATCTGGCTTTGGTTCGCAGATCTTTCTTTAGTAAAGATATATTAAAGGGTGAGATAGCAGACAGCGGAAAGGTCATCAGTCTGTAG